The Solanum pennellii chromosome 11, SPENNV200 sequence AATTGAGTATTAGGAGTAAgttgatttaaataattagaagAGGAAAAAGTAAGAACCTCGTGAATGTGCGTGCAAGGTCGGCACACGAGTCAACTATCTCCGAGCACAATTCCAAGTCCTTCCGATCACCGGTGGACTCGTACGACCTCAAACAGGTAAACGCCGTCCCTAGCAAACCTGTATACATCGTTGGATCTGTGACACTGCTGGTACTCCTTCCGTTCTCTTTCCATGTCATTTCTACTATCTGAATTCATCACATAATCACACAAAATTCAAGCATTCAGTTGCCAAGATCTCCGCGCACTACGCAAATTTACACCAGAAAATAACCGTTTCCCGGCGTTTTTCGACAGGAAAATGGATATATACAGTAGTTCTCGCGAACTTTTCCGTACTATAACAATATCCGGCGGATTTTCCggcaaaaaaaaatgaaaaaaatgagaaaatctcCGATCTCCTTTATTTTAATTCAGTTTCCACGAAATTacaatttctcaattttcataGCTGAGAAAAAAAATCCGCTACACGAATTTAGCAAAATACAGCCGATCTCAATTCTCAAACTCAAACACATTAGctcaaatgattaaaaaaacaaagttaCCAGTAAATTATAAATCCTTAGCAACAAATTATCATCTATTAATTACTCTATCTAGCAACACATTAGAAACAAAATTcggaatatatttttttcctgtACGAAAATATTGCAAAAACTTGAATAATTAGcaacaaatcatcaaaaaaaaaatcgtaCAAATTACTCTAGTTAGCTATAACATTCTAAACTAAATCTAGTTTTTTCTTCTAGTGATATTACAAAAACTTGATCAACTAGCAACAGATTATCAAAACATTCAATCAATACGAAGCAACCACAATTTTCAACCAATAATAACTGACCTGATCTTTGAGAGAGATTGCAGCTTGCAGAAAAATTTCAGAAGTGTGAGAGACATTGTGAACCGTCGGATGAAGATGTTGATCAGAATCAAGCCGTTCATTTCCATCATCACTGTTGTTTTGCTGTGAAGCAGTAAATTGCACTACTGAAGAAGACATATTCCTGAAAATGGAACTGAAaattgtttaattattattattgttcttcAAATTATATTCTGTTACGTGGATACCTTTTTTATAGTGGTGAATAGCGTGATACATGCGATTGTAGGCGAGAAATGAGGGGTACACGGTGATGCGGTGGACACGTGCCACGCAATTAGAGGGATAATAATGAGTAATCAAATTATGAGATTGTGGGTCCCATCAACAATGATAGAACGATAAACGCGTATATAAATCgatacttaaatttgtataaaaattcaaaaaaaatagaCATATTTATtgtacataataattttatatcctATGTAGCATCCATCCGTATATACTATGCTTATATAATATGTGTATTTGTCTGtttaatttatacaaatttaaaagatatatatttatcaaattaaaaaaagatatttatatattgtaccaatttttataataatgataataatatatattttatacaacttaatttttcattaaaaaaaaagggaataatttatttgtatgtcTCCACTCCTGCACTGTCTGTGTGAGTGACAGATAGAAGGTAAGGATGACACTATGCTACCTGTGTGACATGAAATGAGAAACCTCATGGATAAGAAACAAACTTTGAATATCgttgtttatttatttcaatttatgtgataaattATAAACGTAAAATAAAGCACTAAagcattaaatatatttttttcctagtATAAGAAGATTGGGAAGAAACATTTTTTCATTATTGTATTTGCGTTATTGGATAATCAAATGCAGAGtgaattatattgaaaatatttaaataataaacctATCGTGCCTTTCTATTCCGATTTTTCTAGAACTTTTGATAATATAGGTAAAATAACGATGAATTTATTATCTCGTGGTGATAGAGCGATGTATTGATGTATTGGATATGATAAAGTTGTGGGGGCTATTTTCGTAAATGAGAATTTGAGGGTACAATTCTGAAAataggcatgtgagaaaagtaAGGGTAGGTgggatattttattttgtgtctATTAGtgcaataaaaaaatgattctgTTTGGATTATGTTTTTATAGGGGGTATACATCATGAATTTCACGTGATTAAATTGGAAAgctaaaatatgatatttatatatttgtatttgaataataaaattaattttggatAATGATTAAAGGTGAAAATACACGGTGAAGTTTGAGAGGATTATTGGTGTATTTAGATTTATgtaactttttcttttgatttcttattagTGTATGCACTTCATCTTGGAGTTTTGATTagctttctttttttggttggTGTTTAAAGTTCATATTAAAGTTTCGATAGAATTTTTAAATTCGAAACGAGCATTGTAGTGGTGTAGCTATCATTAATTGAACATTTTTCGTTGAAAAATTATACTgtatattcaaataaaatgataatcaaaGTGGATAAATAACGTATTTTAGATACTTTTGATACAACAATATTATGTAATTTAGTAGTTTCAGACACCTTAAACGTATAAAGATATATACAAACTCGGAGTGTGTACGCGTTTGAATCTCACTTGtagtaaatatttttcaccTTTTAAGAAGAGCACGTTCACTTTAGCACTTGAACGCTCTTCGTGAAATGAgacatgatttttttgataCCCTGAGCTTAAATCTGAAACTtctaattaagaatgaaatagtcCTTCACTTTAGTACTTGGACaccctttttaaaatttctaattctGCCACTAACGCACTACAAGACTCATTCGAGAGTGGCACtttcaacataatttttcatacCGAAACTTAAATCTGAAACTTCAAAACTAAAGATGAAACAATTCATCACTGCATCATAATCAATATTGATATAATTACGTACCTATCATATTGTTACTCATGatttctttcataaaaaaatataaagaaggaTGAATACCAAATCATTTGTTGAAATCTCTTAACCTCGAATCAAACTTGATTTTTTTACCTAATTATATATGGATTAATTTATGCAAAAAGGTTCTCTATGTGTGAACTGTACAATGTTACAAAATCGAACGTAATGAGGTTACtgcaatttattataattatttattctaaCTATGGTTAAGCTTTATCAATATTTTCAACGTGTTTCTTGTtatcttaatatattattataatttgaaaattttatattaggtTAACAAATGAATCAAGTTGGTAATTCACACATATGGGCATAAggtttctcctttattttcgTTTGTTATTGACATTAAATCCGATTAATTCTAAATCTATATCGACATacatataattcaattttaaaatttttaattaaacataaaaaagaacTTATTATTCCATCACAACCTTGTTGGTATCGACATAAAGATTGTTCTGATATCTTTACCTTgaaatatatcaatattatattcttaaaaGCTGCGTCTATTCTTATAAAACCTACTATCTCTTCATTCACATTTACCTTATCGAGAATCAAAGTGCATGGACTTTGAccaatattttaagatatttgtTCATATTGACTCTCGTAAGTCAAAATGTGGCAAGTAAAAGTGAGCTGACGACAAAAAATATCGAAATTCCGTTAACCAAGAGCTCAATCATGTTCAAACTAGTAACAGGAACTTAAGGAAATCAAGAGTAAAAAACTGCAGCTAAATTCTAAATATTGCATTGTGTCACAACAGACCAACTTATAGTCCCAGGTGAAAATAGTCTCCAGAACATACACCAGTTCTGGCAGAAATTTCAGTTCTTGGCCCTAACAGAGTTGTTTTCCTTGATCCGAGCTCGGGTATCCAGCTTGACAAAACGTTTGAGGTCATCGTAAGGGAGAGACTCGAGATTTTTCCTTCTCAGTTCACTAAGTGCCGGGCGTTTATCCAGGAGGTGCCAAAGCCAATCAGGGTATTCTGAGTCGGGCAACACTTTTGGATCGGCTCCATCTTTGAGAATGTTCGCCCCGACTACTGTACTGGCCTTGACTTCCTTGCTAATTGTTGATGCCTTTGGACCATCTCCAGCTGCACCACCTTTTCCTCCCTTCTTTTTACCACCAACAGCAAATGTTCTGCAGCCTCCTATTTGAATAGCCTCGTGAAAGTTAACGTTTCTCAATGATCTGATGTAAGTTAATGCCATAATCCTTGCCCCTGCAGCATCAACCAGTATAAATCGTGTCAAACTGTAATTTCTTGTGCAGCGTTACTAACTCAACATTTGTCAAATTCAACAAAACACCCTAATGAATAGGGAAGGACCAAAACAAACTCAATAATAGCTCAAGAGAACGCTTGCATTTATAAAAGGGGCCAAAACACTAACAAGATTGACCACTTAACAGTTTAATGCAACCAAAAACACAGCCAGAGGAATGTATTGGTATTTAAATATATCTGAGTCAGTACAGAGAAAGAATATACGATAATAAGCACAGTAGAACTTTCAAGACACTGCTAATCCTTGCTTGCTCCAACAAAATCCTCAGTGTCTTCCATGGAAAACTTTACCTAATCTAATACTCAACAATGTCCAGATTTAGTCCATAGCGCTAAGCAATTTCTTGACCATAAAGACTATATACACTGTTGCACTAAATGCACTAGTTGTAGCCTGACGTGTTATAACTTATAAGGCCTTCATGAGGACCTTGATTGAAAGAGTTGTTAGGAGTAAATTGCTCATGTATCAAAGACCATGTAAATCACTAGTGTTTTTCTTCACAGAAAACCTTAGGTTCTGTTTGGTTGCGAAGATCTTTCGGTTCTCATATTTATGTTTTCACCTCAAAAAGAGAGGGAAAAGTAAAAGCCCTACTTGGAATCCCTCTTTGAGAATACAACTATGCCTTAATTCTAATCTCGGTGAGCTAGACTATATGAGTTCTCACTTTTCATGTCGCTCCATTTAAGTTCTGTAGCATGAGAAATTCTACACATGTTCTGACATATAAATTTCTAACAACCTAAAAGACTCTTGGCATATATTGGACCAAATGCAAGAGTACAATGGTGAcgacaacaacagcaacaaacATCTCAAGTAACCTTAGGTTCTATTTGCTTGCAAAGATCTTCTGTTCTCGTGTTTATATCTTCACCTACATAAAGAAGAGAGGGAAAAGTAAAAGCTGAAGTAAACACCCCACTTGGAATCTCGTGAGAATAGAATAACTACGCCTCAATCCCCGTCTAGTTAGGCTCGATTATGGAATTCTCACATTTATGCTCCATTTAAACCCGTCTCAATCCAATATTTGAAGCTTACTATTAGAAGTTTCCAATGACACAAATATCTAACAGGACAAAAACACTTGTATTGGACAACCAGTAAACATGTACCAACTTAACTAAAACTTATTCCTTCCAAATAATAGTGATGGAAAGTTATCAGTTAAAGTACTCAACAACAATATACAAATCAGGGGCtgcattttcaagaaaatattaggCATACTTCCAGACCACCTTTTCTGTTACCCAGTGTTAACAAACAGTAAGATTCTCCTGCTGGAACTcgatcttcaaaaaaaaattcagttaAATTTGATCTTCAACTTGAGAAGCTTCTATCATCACAAACTTATGTGTAATAAGATATTACACCATAAAAGTTGTTGCAAACTGAACACCAAATAATAGTAGCAACTCCATCTCTCTTGCTGAACTACAGCATAAACATACAAAGATCGAGCATCTGAGAGATTTAGTACTGCATTGATGACAAGAGCTCGATATTTGTTTGTATAGTTTGTATAGAAGAACAAAGAAAAGCAAAAAGGGAGGCATATTTTGAACAGAGAAGAATATAGTAGTCAACAAGACCTTAATCTTAGACTTCATGAAGCAAGATAATTAGAAAATAAGGACAATCTTTTCTTATATTGAAGTAAGTTAATTAGATAATAACAAATGCATATATAAGAAAGATATATGCTATAGATTTCTAGGAGGAACATCGTTTGCAAGATCCAGTCTTAATGAGAGTCACTGCAACACCGACTTCCTTTCTGTGTCTCCACTATCTTCTCTTTAGTATGTATATGTTTTCGTATGCTACCGAGTCATTTccaaaataataggaaaaaaacaGAGACAAATAATCATACAGAATTCACTTTAACGGCATCTAGCCTTGGATCAATTCATACACATCCCtttttcttaaagtttccaGAACTGAAAATTTGTGTTTCTATAGTTCTTGGCATTGACACCAGATCCAATGAGCTCTTCACAGAGGAACCACATGTGAATATAAAGTTATCATGTAGCAAATATAGGTTCAAAATTCAGGAAATAAATTCACATGCACAATATATTCCCTTGATTGAGAAGCAATTGATAGATGAACCAGGTTTTTAATTGACATTGGCACATATAAGGATTACTTAATCTTCAAAATATGATCCAAAAATTTCTGGTTCTCCAAAAACAAGTCTATGAAGAGCAAACAAGAGGCATTCTCCAGTAAAATATTAGATTCAGATGCAATACGCCATTTGACTTAATTGAGTAATGGAAATAGGATGATATTATAAAGTCAATTTATCCCTGAAAGAACTGGAGATACTGTCCAATTACACTCCAGTAACTACCTATATACAAGGACATTGACCGTGTCAAAAGACATGTATAGGTACTTAATATAGATTCTTCGAAGCACCCCAAATGAGCAAAATGAAAAGTACGGACACCCGTATTGGATACCCATCGATAAAATATAGTACAAATAAATCTTTGTAGCTGAATAATTACTCTAATAATACAAGGAGAGCTTGGAGCTCGGTGTCATTGAGTTTTGAAGCTAGTTACATATATCTTCATAAATACCCATTAACCACCCCACTACATAGAAACATGTTAAGCCCCACTTTCAAAGAATAACCTAAACTAAATTTTGCACACAAAAGATGCATTACACCCACGGTATTTAGgtgttaaatattaaaataactatCAAGTTCTCTAAACACTAAACATGAAAGAAGGTCCCCTGTTTAGTTGGATTGATATAAGTTAATGGGTACCTTAAATTATTGCTAAATGCCTGGATATTTAGATGTTTGCCAATCGGGAGTTAAAGGCCGATGCAggatttgaagtttatgaattcCTAAGGACATATTAGAGGATAATCCAAGCTTTGAAGTTTATGTATTCCTAGGGCCAGGTTAATATACAACAACATTTAGGTTTACGTTCACATGTTTatagatattttaatacatatacaaagtCTTGGTAAAAGCAGTTGGGCTCCCATGAACCTTTAGTTACACTGTGGATCCGTCAGTGACTCGGAACCATTAATTGTTAGGATAACCAGAACGACTCACTAACTGACTTAGAACCTATGGTGGTTCAAACAGGAGTGCTGTAAACTCACAatactattataaaaaaatcatatcttATCAGTACCTATTCTTGTTGGAGGTAACAGGAACCATCGGCCATCGCAATAGTCAAGGTGGCTGGACACGATcgttttaaaaataacatgttttatgGTCTTCTTTCAACACTCTATTTGGATAATTCTAGtattatttcattatgtatCGTACTGTATTGTTATAATGAATATAACATTTGCATAGATTGCATCATTTTCCTTCATTACATAATGTTACGTATCAACAATTTGAATgtaaaatcaaaacaaacattgtgtTTAAACTAAcaacacaatacaatataataggTAATAACCATCCAAACACGCTGTAAGAGAAAATATATGCAGAAAAGATTACTACTTTGCAGCCATTATCACATGAAGAAAACAACCACAGCACATTATATGTAAAATTCATGAAGTAGTGTCGAATCCGGAGCTCAAGGTTCATTTATACAGTGAGAGGAAGCAAACAGAACATTACAACCCAAttcataatttgtataattaaccGTTAAATCTAAAAAAGcaaattgaagttttgattaCTTTTAAAAAGATGAACAGAAAACTTACCACCGGAATTTTGTTTCGCCGCCGGAAGAAatggaaaagagaaaaattttgGCACTTCAGACGAAGGAGAGTGGAAAATTATTTGGAATTGGGCTAAACAAAAACGACCCGACTGCAGTAGGTTTGGGCCCCGGGCCCCTATATATTCCATCAATAGGGCccattaagttttttttttacttatccCGAGTATCGGTGAGCGTTTTCTACTAAGTAAAAATGATTTTCGTTTgacattcataatatttttcacaaaaataggACAACATTCCTAACGAATCAGGCTAAATCAAGCATAGTTGAAGTTAAGGTATATAACAATACTAATATATTTAGTGTAATAACATAAGTAGCGTTTGAAAATGATGGTATATTATATGTAGTCTCGCTCGTCCAGTAGGCTCTCGACTCAAGTAGTGTATACTAAAAACAAGTACGAGAAGTACACATAGTAATAAAGATGCCATGcgaaaataaaaaagaggagATATTGTAATCGAATCAGAAGAATCAACACGTGACAGTAAAATCAAAGAATATGATTGTAAGAGAGTAACAATTGCgattttgatttggaaaattgaaTGACTTTCGACTATGTACTAATCTTCTAGCATTATCTTTAACCTCGTTCTCTCATCTATCTAAGGTCATACACTTGATAAGTTGCGGGTTTTATCGTATCAACTCTATATCCTCTGACCCATTTATTCCGGGTCATACCCGTTTTATTAGTTAGGGTTTTAGGGCTTCTCATCAAAAACCCTCGACATCATTCCTCTATTTTCCAAAAACCCAAACTTTCTgtgagcaaaaaaaaaaaaaatgggtaGCAACCAAGCAGCAGTATCATTCCTCACAAACATTGCACGCGCCGCCTTCGGTCTCGGCATCAGCGCCACCGTTCTCAACTCCTCCCTCTACACCGTCGACGGTGGTCAACGCGCCGTCCTCTTCGACCGATTCCGAGGAGTCATCGATGAAACCGTCGGTGAAGGTACTCATTTCCTCGTCCCATGGCTTCAAAAGCCTTTCATCTTTGATATCCGTACTAGGCCCCACACGTTCTCCTCCGTCTCCGGCACGAAGGATCTCCAGATGGTCCACCTCACCCTCCGTGTCCTCTCGCGCCCGGAAGTTTCACGTCTTCCCTTTATTTTCCAAAACCTAGGTCTCGAGTATGACGAGAAGGTTCTACCGTCGATCGGTAACGAGGTAATGAAATCCGTCGTAGCTCAATTCAACGCTGATCAGTTGCTCACTGAGCGTCCACAAGTCTCAGCTTTAGTTCGTGAGAGTTTGGTCCGTCGTGCTAAGGATTTCAATATTGTGCTTGATGATGTGGCGATTACGCACTTGTCGTATGGTGCAGAGTTCTCTAAGGCTGTGGAGCAGAAGCAGGTAGCTCAGCAGGAAGCAGAGCGGTCTAAGTTCGTGGTGATGAAGGCTGAGCAAGAGAGGAGAGCAGCTATTATTAGAGCCGAAGGAGAAAGTGAATCAGCTAAGTTGATTTCGGATGCTACTGCAGCTGCTGGAATGGGGTTGATTGAGCTCAGGAGAATCGAGGCGTCGAGGGAGGTTGCTTCAACCTTGGCTAAGACTCCCAATGTGTCTTACTTGCCTAAGCAGGGCAACATGCTTCTTGGTCTCAGCGCCCCACGTTGAGTAGGTAATTAGGTTTACTATGTTGAGTGTTATTTGAAAATGATCAT is a genomic window containing:
- the LOC107003138 gene encoding 54S ribosomal protein L37, mitochondrial-like, with translation MALTYIRSLRNVNFHEAIQIGGCRTFAVGGKKKGGKGGAAGDGPKASTISKEVKASTVVGANILKDGADPKVLPDSEYPDWLWHLLDKRPALSELRRKNLESLPYDDLKRFVKLDTRARIKENNSVRAKN
- the LOC107004960 gene encoding prohibitin-3, mitochondrial — protein: MGSNQAAVSFLTNIARAAFGLGISATVLNSSLYTVDGGQRAVLFDRFRGVIDETVGEGTHFLVPWLQKPFIFDIRTRPHTFSSVSGTKDLQMVHLTLRVLSRPEVSRLPFIFQNLGLEYDEKVLPSIGNEVMKSVVAQFNADQLLTERPQVSALVRESLVRRAKDFNIVLDDVAITHLSYGAEFSKAVEQKQVAQQEAERSKFVVMKAEQERRAAIIRAEGESESAKLISDATAAAGMGLIELRRIEASREVASTLAKTPNVSYLPKQGNMLLGLSAPR